Part of the Chloroflexota bacterium genome, CACAATGTCTGCCCCTACGGGCGGGCCAAGGCCCGCCCCTACTTCTCATAATAATTGAAGAAATCGCTCAACATCCAGACGGGCTTGCTTCAGGATATGGGCGAGAGTGGAACGTTTCACAGGGCGATGGGCAGGGATGGTCAGCTTCAGCACCTCGTCTCCGACCCGCTTCTGCAGCCTAATGTGGCTACCACGCTGGCGCACAACTGTCCACCCGTCTCTTTGCAAGGTGCGGATGATTTTGGTGTAAGGCAGGCTTGGAAGCTTGCTCACAACACCAACTCCCGCACCAACACGCCCTCCTCGACAATCCAGTCATCCTCTACTGGCTCAAGATAAAGT contains:
- a CDS encoding type II toxin-antitoxin system HicA family toxin, with translation MSKLPSLPYTKIIRTLQRDGWTVVRQRGSHIRLQKRVGDEVLKLTIPAHRPVKRSTLAHILKQARLDVERFLQLL